Within Saccharomonospora cyanea NA-134, the genomic segment CCCGCTGGTCGGCACGATGCTGGCGTTCGCGACCCTGGCCGTGGGCTTCGTCGCCAGGCCGCTCGGCGGTCTGGTCTTCGGCCACTACGGCGACAAGGTCGGTCGCAAGAAGCTGCTCGTGCTCAGCCTGCTGTTGATGGGCGGCGCGACCTTCGCCATGGGCCTGTTGCCCACCTACGCCACGATCGGTGTGGGTGCGCCGATCCTGCTGGTGATACTGCGGTTGATCCAGGGCTTCGCCGTCGGCGGCGAGTGGGGCGGCGCGGTGCTCATCGTCTCGGAGCACGGTGACGACCGCAGGCGCGGCTTCTGGGCCTCGTGGCCGCAGGCGGGCGTCCCGGCGGGCAACCTGCTGGCCACGGCGGTGCTGGCCGTCCTCGCGGTGGTGCAGAGCGACGAGGCGTTCAACTCGTGGGGCTGGCGGATCCCGTTCCTGCTGTCCGGTGTGCTGGTGCTGATCGGCATGTGGATCAGGCTCGCGGTCGAGGAGTCCCCGGTCTTCGTGGAGGCCGTGAAGAAGGCGGGGAAGCAGGCGGCTCCGGAGAAGGCTCCCATCGTGACGGTGTTGAAGCACAGTTGGCGCCAGGTGCTCATCGCGATGGGTGCCCGGTTCGCCGAGAACGTCTCCTACTACGTCATCACCGCGTTCGTGCTCGTGTACCTGACCACGCACCTGGAACTGCCCAAGTCGCTCG encodes:
- a CDS encoding MFS transporter; protein product: MSSQRTSIKRVVGASMIGTTVEWYDFFLYGSAAALVFNTQFFPESDPLVGTMLAFATLAVGFVARPLGGLVFGHYGDKVGRKKLLVLSLLLMGGATFAMGLLPTYATIGVGAPILLVILRLIQGFAVGGEWGGAVLIVSEHGDDRRRGFWASWPQAGVPAGNLLATAVLAVLAVVQSDEAFNSWGWRIPFLLSGVLVLIGMWIRLAVEESPVFVEAVKKAGKQAAPEKAPIVTVLKHSWRQVLIAMGARFAENVSYYVITAFVLVYLTTHLELPKSLGLNAVLVGSAVHFVTIPMWGWLSDVVGRRTVYLFGTVGMLVWSFLFFPMLDGATPLATIAAVSIGLFLHGAMYGPQAAFFSELFGTRVRYSGASIGYQLASIAAGGVAPLIATALLNSYGSSLPISIYVAVTCVVTFIAVYLAKETRGTSLADTDREPSVAA